From Terriglobales bacterium, one genomic window encodes:
- a CDS encoding DUF4097 family beta strand repeat-containing protein has product MTNGTQTQTPRPRSYFGPIILIGLGVAFLLINAGFWSWGNVGWWFARYWPLFIILWGVVKLVEYYQARSEGRPAPGIGGGGIVLLVFVILFGMMASQASRVNWGSLGDEMDLGDDFPILFGTRYTYNQQLDQAFPAGGSLRVSLDRGDIKLRAGTDDKLHVTVRKTVLAGSQSEADRTNSSMQPVINVSGSEVAISIANYSRGSAMDLEIQVPRKAVADLMTLRGNVEVEGREGNVKAHTSRGDVSMDDVTGNAEIHLRRGSIRARKVTGDVDVEGWIHDSNLSEIGGAVNLHGDFFGTMSLAKVGKGVRFKSSRTDLEMGRLDGDMTMEIGDLRARGVTGPFRIVTRSKDIHLEDMNGDIKVDSNHADVELTSDKPPTGAVEIVNDHGHISVELPAKANFQMTARTDHGDIQSDFGELKVENSDRESKATGAVGAGGPALRLTNSHGDINIRKTG; this is encoded by the coding sequence ATGACTAACGGAACTCAAACTCAGACCCCGCGTCCCCGCTCCTATTTCGGCCCCATCATTCTCATCGGACTGGGGGTGGCCTTTCTCCTGATCAACGCCGGCTTCTGGAGCTGGGGCAACGTGGGCTGGTGGTTCGCGCGCTACTGGCCGCTGTTCATCATCCTGTGGGGAGTGGTGAAGCTGGTGGAGTACTACCAGGCGCGCAGCGAAGGACGTCCGGCGCCGGGGATCGGCGGAGGCGGGATCGTTCTCCTGGTGTTTGTGATCCTGTTCGGGATGATGGCGAGCCAGGCCTCGCGCGTGAACTGGGGATCGCTGGGCGACGAAATGGACCTGGGAGACGACTTCCCCATCCTCTTCGGCACGCGCTACACCTATAACCAGCAACTGGACCAGGCCTTCCCGGCCGGCGGCAGCCTGCGGGTCTCGCTGGACCGCGGCGACATCAAGCTGCGGGCGGGGACGGACGACAAGCTGCACGTGACGGTGCGCAAGACGGTGCTGGCGGGCTCGCAGAGCGAGGCCGACCGGACCAATAGCAGCATGCAGCCGGTGATCAACGTCTCGGGCAGCGAGGTGGCCATCAGCATCGCCAACTACAGCCGGGGCAGCGCCATGGACCTGGAGATCCAGGTCCCCAGGAAGGCCGTGGCCGACCTGATGACCTTGCGGGGCAACGTGGAAGTGGAGGGGCGCGAAGGCAACGTGAAGGCGCACACCTCGCGCGGCGACGTCTCGATGGACGACGTGACCGGGAACGCGGAGATCCACCTGCGGCGGGGCTCCATCCGGGCCCGCAAGGTGACCGGCGACGTGGACGTGGAAGGCTGGATCCACGACTCCAACCTGTCCGAGATTGGCGGCGCGGTGAACCTGCACGGCGACTTCTTCGGCACCATGAGCCTGGCCAAGGTGGGCAAGGGGGTGCGCTTCAAGTCCTCGCGCACCGACCTGGAGATGGGGCGGCTGGACGGCGACATGACCATGGAGATCGGCGACCTGCGGGCGCGGGGCGTGACCGGACCGTTCCGCATCGTGACCCGCTCCAAGGACATCCACCTGGAAGACATGAATGGCGACATCAAGGTGGATAGCAACCACGCCGACGTGGAGCTGACTTCTGACAAGCCGCCCACGGGCGCGGTGGAAATCGTCAACGACCACGGCCACATCAGCGTGGAGCTGCCTGCCAAAGCCAACTTCCAGATGACCGCGCGCACCGACCACGGGGACATCCAGTCGGATTTCGGCGAGCTGAAGGTGGAAAACTCGGATCGCGAGTCCAAGGCCACCGGAGCGGTGGGCGCGGGAGGGCCGGCCCTGCGGCTCACCAATTCCCACGGCGACATCAATATCCGCAAGACAGGATGA
- a CDS encoding B-box zinc finger protein has protein sequence MNCAIHPEVAGTAFCRTCGKSLCEECKRDVRGVIYCEECIAARLAGTAPGVGAPGAGNPVLAALLGLIPGVGAMYNGQFGKGLVHVVIFAVLVTLADSGQYEPLWGILIMFFFFYQVFDAYRTAKARLLGQPVPDDPLGLSRGLWGPGESAGSFSHVPTGAIVLIGLGVLFLLSNAGLFHWNWIGKLWPLILIALGIRMYMRRSAAGR, from the coding sequence ATGAATTGCGCAATCCATCCTGAAGTGGCCGGCACCGCCTTCTGCCGGACCTGCGGCAAGTCGCTGTGCGAGGAGTGCAAGCGCGACGTGCGCGGGGTGATCTACTGCGAGGAGTGCATCGCGGCGCGGCTGGCGGGCACGGCGCCGGGAGTGGGCGCGCCGGGGGCCGGCAACCCAGTGCTGGCGGCGCTTCTTGGCCTCATCCCGGGCGTGGGCGCGATGTACAACGGCCAGTTCGGCAAGGGCTTGGTGCACGTGGTCATCTTCGCGGTGCTGGTGACGCTGGCGGATTCCGGACAGTACGAACCGCTGTGGGGAATCCTGATCATGTTCTTCTTCTTCTATCAGGTGTTCGACGCCTACAGGACAGCTAAGGCGCGGCTCCTGGGCCAGCCGGTGCCGGACGATCCGCTGGGGCTGAGCCGGGGGTTGTGGGGCCCGGGCGAGTCGGCGGGCAGCTTCTCCCACGTGCCCACGGGAGCCATCGTGCTGATCGGGCTGGGTGTGCTCTTCCTGCTGAGCAACGCGGGCCTGTTCCACTGGAATTGGATCGGAAAGCTGTGGCCGCTGATCCTGATCGCGCTGGGCATCCGCATGTACATGCGCCGCTCGGCCGCGGGCCGATAG
- a CDS encoding zf-HC2 domain-containing protein, which yields MAGEGTTRMNCAEFEALLAEALDGALAGGERERFEQHRTACSDCGPLYADAAAGLSWMKSLEEVEPPRNLVHNILIATSGQEAEAEASAPGEPGRGWTRGWLKPALFPLYAAVRQPRFAMSAAMAFFSVSLMMQVTGVKLSDLRHLDLRPSALQSSAVRNYNETSSKVVKYYENIRLVYEIQTRMQQLKDAARPEPQAQPSAPKKDDKKNNDTSGQPDPEKDKQYSRESRELVLASARVRQGIRGATLESNARSKA from the coding sequence ATGGCGGGCGAAGGCACAACCCGGATGAACTGCGCGGAGTTCGAAGCCCTGCTGGCGGAGGCGCTGGATGGCGCCCTGGCGGGCGGAGAGCGCGAGCGCTTCGAGCAGCACCGGACGGCGTGCTCCGACTGCGGTCCGCTGTATGCGGACGCAGCCGCCGGCCTGAGCTGGATGAAGTCCCTGGAAGAGGTGGAGCCGCCGCGGAACCTGGTGCACAACATCCTGATCGCGACCAGCGGGCAGGAGGCGGAAGCCGAGGCCAGCGCGCCGGGCGAGCCCGGCCGGGGCTGGACGCGGGGATGGCTGAAGCCGGCGTTGTTCCCGCTGTATGCGGCGGTGCGACAGCCGCGGTTCGCGATGTCGGCGGCCATGGCTTTCTTCTCCGTCTCCCTGATGATGCAGGTGACCGGGGTAAAGCTGAGCGACCTGCGGCACCTGGACCTGCGCCCCAGCGCCCTGCAGAGCAGCGCGGTGCGCAACTACAACGAGACCAGCTCCAAGGTAGTGAAGTACTACGAGAATATCCGGCTGGTGTATGAGATTCAGACGCGGATGCAGCAGCTGAAGGACGCGGCGCGGCCCGAGCCCCAGGCCCAGCCCTCCGCCCCCAAGAAAGACGACAAGAAGAACAACGACACCAGCGGCCAGCCCGACCCGGAGAAGGATAAGCAGTACAGCCGGGAGAGCCGGGAGCTGGTGCTGGCTTCGGCGCGGGTACGGCAAGGGATTCGGGGAGCAACTTTGGAGAGCAATGCCAGGAGCAAAGCATGA
- a CDS encoding sigma-70 family RNA polymerase sigma factor has protein sequence MDDAQAVVALLRRCLAGDAAAWERLVEQHNRRIFNLCYRFTGSRDEAEDLTQEVFIKMYRTLNSYDVQRGAFTTWVTTVTRNLLVDNFRKRKMDRVTESLDAGSGPEEEGLSLAEKLADGGVSPDRHVGRRETQEMVQQALGKLSPELREAVILRDLQDMDYKEIAQALNVPEGTVKSRINRGRTELARLLARIHRQVN, from the coding sequence TTGGACGATGCTCAGGCCGTAGTTGCCTTGCTCCGTCGCTGCCTGGCGGGCGACGCCGCGGCGTGGGAGAGGCTCGTCGAGCAGCACAACCGGCGCATCTTCAACCTGTGCTACCGCTTCACCGGCTCCCGCGATGAAGCCGAGGACCTGACCCAGGAAGTCTTCATCAAGATGTATCGCACCCTCAACAGCTACGACGTGCAGCGCGGCGCCTTCACCACCTGGGTGACCACGGTGACCCGCAACCTTCTGGTGGACAACTTCCGCAAGCGCAAGATGGATCGCGTGACGGAGTCGCTGGACGCGGGGTCGGGGCCGGAAGAAGAGGGCTTGAGCCTGGCGGAGAAGCTGGCCGACGGCGGGGTGTCGCCCGACCGCCATGTGGGACGGCGCGAGACCCAGGAGATGGTGCAGCAGGCGCTGGGGAAACTTTCGCCGGAGCTGCGGGAGGCGGTCATCCTGCGGGACCTGCAGGATATGGACTACAAGGAGATCGCGCAGGCGCTCAATGTCCCGGAGGGAACGGTGAAATCGAGGATTAACCGTGGGCGTACGGAACTGGCGCGCCTGCTGGCACGTATTCATAGGCAGGTGAACTGA
- the glgC gene encoding glucose-1-phosphate adenylyltransferase, which translates to MKDTLGVLLAGGAGERLYPLTRDRAKPAVTFGGIYRIIDVTLSNCINSDLRKVYILTQYKALSLNRHIREGWNIVARDLGEFIEILPPMKRVSENWYLGTADAVYQNIYSIGAEQPKRVLILSGDHIYKMNYERMLQQHEEARADVTLATLLADPCECSRLGVVDIDREGRIVGFVEKPESTEIRSPYNPRMISASMGVYLFNTEVLLAVLLKDAEDPNSTHDFGHDILPKMVAEYRVHSFNFVDENKTEALYWRDVGTLEAYYEANMDLVAVSPVFNLYDKDWPIRTFQRQYPPAKFVFGDPGRLGTAVDSIVSMGCILSGGTVRNSVLSPDVRVSSHSEVEGSILFSHVRVGRHCRIRSAILDRDVEVPEGTEIGYDTAADKQRYFVTESGITVVTRDYSLFESPVTADYFTSE; encoded by the coding sequence ATGAAAGACACACTGGGAGTGCTGTTGGCGGGGGGCGCGGGGGAGCGGCTGTATCCGCTGACGCGGGACCGCGCCAAGCCGGCGGTGACCTTTGGCGGCATCTACCGCATCATCGACGTCACGCTCTCCAACTGCATCAACAGCGACCTGCGCAAGGTGTACATCCTCACCCAGTACAAGGCGCTCTCGCTCAACCGGCACATCCGCGAGGGCTGGAACATCGTGGCCCGCGACCTGGGAGAGTTCATCGAGATCCTGCCGCCCATGAAACGGGTGAGCGAGAACTGGTACCTGGGGACGGCGGACGCGGTGTACCAGAACATCTACTCCATCGGCGCGGAGCAGCCCAAGCGGGTGCTGATCCTCTCCGGCGACCACATCTACAAGATGAACTACGAGCGCATGTTGCAGCAGCATGAGGAGGCGCGCGCCGACGTCACCCTGGCCACCCTGCTGGCGGATCCCTGCGAGTGCTCGCGGCTGGGCGTGGTGGACATCGACCGCGAGGGACGCATCGTCGGATTTGTGGAGAAGCCGGAGTCGACCGAGATCCGCTCGCCCTACAACCCGCGCATGATCTCGGCGTCGATGGGCGTGTACCTGTTCAACACCGAGGTGCTGCTGGCCGTCCTGCTGAAGGACGCCGAAGACCCCAACTCCACGCACGACTTCGGGCATGACATCCTGCCCAAGATGGTGGCGGAGTACCGCGTCCACTCCTTCAACTTCGTGGACGAGAACAAGACGGAGGCGCTCTACTGGCGCGACGTAGGGACTCTGGAGGCCTACTACGAGGCCAATATGGACCTGGTGGCGGTGTCGCCGGTGTTCAACCTCTACGACAAGGACTGGCCCATCCGCACCTTCCAGCGGCAGTATCCGCCGGCCAAGTTCGTCTTCGGCGACCCGGGGCGGCTGGGGACGGCGGTGGATTCCATCGTCTCCATGGGCTGCATCCTTTCGGGCGGGACGGTGCGCAACAGCGTGCTCTCCCCCGACGTGCGCGTAAGCTCCCACAGCGAGGTGGAGGGCAGCATCCTGTTTTCGCACGTCCGGGTGGGGCGGCACTGCCGCATCCGCAGCGCCATCCTCGACCGCGACGTGGAGGTCCCCGAGGGCACCGAGATCGGCTACGACACCGCCGCCGACAAGCAGAGGTATTTTGTCACCGAGAGCGGCATCACCGTGGTCACCCGCGACTACTCCCTGTTCGAGAGCCCGGTGACCGCGGATTACTTCACGTCCGAGTAG